In the genome of Bacillus sp. S3, one region contains:
- a CDS encoding S41 family peptidase has protein sequence MEEFKVEHDHTVENKPGYIRLKKFHFIMLLFLLVFLSAGITTFALAFGKEKVVTVAPERTEFNKLYEAFDTLKKGYYKDVNQQKLINGAIDGMVASLDDPYSDYMSNEEAKSFHSSISSSFEGIGAEIQEKDGHIIIVSPIKGSPAEKAGLKPNDMITQVDGKSLQGMNSTQAVTLIRGKKGTKVELTISRPGMDAPMTVPIVRDTIPIETVYGEMVDDTIAKVQITSFSTNTSKELVATLNDLQKKGMKGLVLDLRQNPGGLLDQAVSITSMFVPKGKIIVKEEDRNGKIKEIASQNDGNPNLPLVVLIDKGSASASEIFAAAVKESAGVPLVGEKSFGKGTVQTAADFKDGSNLKYTIAKWLTPNGNWIHKKGIVPDVEVALPEYATLPIINPDKELTESTSSTEIQTAQKMLKAVGYDPGREDGFFDEKMKEAVIAFQTAQGLPADGILKGDSTMKLMELLREKIKTSDTQLQKAVDVLKGKIK, from the coding sequence ATGGAAGAGTTCAAGGTAGAACATGACCATACCGTAGAAAACAAACCTGGTTATATTCGCTTGAAAAAGTTTCACTTCATTATGCTGTTATTTTTACTTGTTTTCCTATCGGCAGGGATAACTACATTTGCACTTGCATTTGGAAAAGAAAAAGTAGTAACGGTAGCACCGGAAAGAACAGAATTCAATAAACTTTATGAAGCATTCGATACATTGAAAAAAGGATACTACAAGGATGTGAACCAACAAAAGCTCATCAATGGAGCAATTGATGGAATGGTAGCATCGCTTGATGACCCATATTCTGACTATATGAGCAATGAAGAAGCTAAGAGCTTTCATAGTAGTATTTCTTCCTCCTTTGAAGGAATTGGTGCTGAAATACAGGAAAAAGATGGGCATATAATTATTGTTTCTCCAATTAAAGGATCTCCAGCTGAAAAAGCCGGCTTAAAACCAAATGATATGATAACCCAGGTGGATGGAAAAAGCCTTCAGGGAATGAATTCAACACAAGCCGTGACGTTAATTAGAGGAAAAAAAGGAACGAAGGTTGAATTAACGATATCTAGACCTGGTATGGATGCACCAATGACTGTGCCAATTGTCCGTGATACAATTCCGATTGAGACCGTTTATGGTGAAATGGTCGATGACACGATTGCAAAAGTCCAAATAACAAGCTTTTCCACAAATACTTCCAAAGAGCTTGTCGCTACGTTAAATGATTTACAGAAAAAAGGCATGAAGGGTCTCGTGTTAGACTTGCGACAAAATCCGGGGGGATTATTAGATCAAGCAGTAAGTATTACAAGCATGTTCGTACCGAAAGGGAAAATTATTGTCAAAGAAGAAGATCGTAACGGAAAAATAAAGGAAATCGCTTCACAAAATGATGGAAATCCTAATCTTCCTTTAGTTGTCTTAATTGATAAGGGCAGTGCTAGTGCATCCGAAATTTTTGCCGCAGCCGTAAAGGAATCGGCGGGTGTTCCACTTGTTGGTGAAAAGTCATTTGGAAAAGGCACCGTGCAAACGGCAGCAGATTTCAAGGATGGCTCAAACCTAAAATATACCATTGCAAAATGGTTGACACCAAATGGAAATTGGATTCATAAAAAAGGAATTGTACCCGATGTAGAAGTGGCTCTTCCTGAATATGCAACATTACCCATTATTAATCCAGATAAAGAACTAACCGAATCCACCTCTTCTACAGAAATCCAAACAGCTCAGAAAATGTTAAAAGCTGTAGGTTATGACCCGGGACGTGAAGATGGATTCTTTGATGAAAAAATGAAAGAAGCAGTCATCGCTTTCCAAACCGCACAAGGTCTACCTGCTGATGGAATATTAAAAGGTGATTCAACAATGAAACTCATGGAACTATTGCGAGAAAAAATTAAAACAAGTGATACCCAATTACAAAAAGCTGT